The genomic stretch GCACCGCGGACGTCGTGCCCGGCGCGGAGGTGTCGTTCAGCTCCTGAGAGCGGGTCCGCCGTCCACTACTTGACATAATGTCGATTATCGGCGCGACGTTGACCTGGGCGGAGAGGGGTTGCCGACCCGTCGAGACCTGGCACGTCCGCCGACGTCGATCGAGTCGTCCACCCGGCGCCGACCCGTCTCGTCGGGTCGACCGGCCTGGCCGGTCCTCGCGGTCCGACGCCACCCGGCGGCCTGGCGTGTCGGTCCAGCCGTGCCGGTCCAGCTGTGGTGCCGTCCGGCGGACCGGCTGTCGTCATCCGTCGCGAGCCGATCACGATCGCCGGAGTCTCGACCGCTCGGTGATGATCGACATGGGCTCCTCGGCGTCCAACGGCCCCCTGGGGCCACTCCCCTCTGGTCCAGGGCACCACCCGTCATTACGTCAGAGTGACGTAATGACGGGTGGTGCCTCCCGTTCGACGGGCGGTGTGCCGGGTGCGTCCTTAGGCTCGCGTCATGAAGACCCCACGTCCGGTGACCGCACTGTTCCTCGCGTTGACCCTCGCGGCCGGGCCGGCGGTACTGACCGCCTGTGGCAGCAGCGAGGAAGGCGTCCTGGAGACCGGCACGATCGACGACAGCGAGGTGCAGAACACCTCGGGCGCGGACGAGGGCGACGTCGAGCGGGGCGGCGTGCCCGACGTGGACGACTCGGGGACAGGCGAGGGCGACGACTCCGACGACTGATCCTGCGGGGGTGTACCGCTCCCCCGGCGGTGCACTCGGGCGCAGTGAATTACGTCACGGTGACGCTTTCTGACGTGCTGCCGGGGTCGGCCTGGCTCAACCAGCGTTGCGCCCGTTGAGCCAGAGCCGGTCCAGCCGGCCGGTCGAACGGACCAGCTCGGCGAAGGAGCGCTCCATCTCCGCCTTGGTGGGCTTCTCCGTCAGCATCGTCTGCACGTCCTCGATCGCGCAGCGCAGCTGGTACAGCCGATCCTGGAGGGCGTCGAGCTCGGCGCGGGTCACCAGGACCACGTCGTCGGACAGGCCGGCCTTGGCGCTGGCGGAGCGCTGCTCGTAGGCGCGCTGTCGACACGCCTGGCCGCAGTACAACCGGGGCCGCCCGACGGACTCCTGGGTGGGCAGCGGAGTGCGGCACCACCCACAGCGGCGCTCCTCGCCCTCGCGCTGCCGCCGGCGCACCGGACGGCTGCCGACCTGCTGCTCGACCTCCACGACGGCGACGGTAGACGGACGGTCCGACAGCTCCGGGCGGACACGCCCGCCGCCGTGCACCAGTTGGTCGTCCACGAACCGGTCGACCAGCACGCCTCGTCGGGCACCCTGCGCGGAGCCGGCGGGCGACGCCGCTAGCGTGTTGGGGTGCCCGGCCCGCGCTTCGCCTTCCTCGACGGGCCCACTCCCCTCGCGATGGCCCACCGCGGGGGCGCCATCGAGCACGTGGAGAACACCGCCGGGGCCTTCGAGGCCTGCGTGGCGCTGGGTTACCGGTACCTGGAGACCGACGTCCGCGTCACCTCCGACGGCGTCCCCGTCGTCTTCCACGACGCCACCCTGGACCGGGTCACCGACCGCACCGGCCGGGTGGACGCCCTGCGCTGGAGCGAGCTGCGCACGGCGCTGATCGGCGGCCGGGAACCGATCATGGCGCTGGAGGACCTGCTGGGCGCCTGGCCGGACGTCCGCTTCAACCTCGACGTCAAGGCTGCCGGGGTCCTCGCCCCGCTGGTGCGCACCGTGCGCCGGCTGGCCATCGAGGACCGGATCTGCCTCGGCTCCTTCTCCGACGCGCGGATCGCGGCCGCCCGCAGGATGTTCGGGCCCGAGGTGTGCACCTCCCTGGGGCCCAAGGGGGTGGCCGCGCTGCGGCTGTCCTCCTACTCACCGCGCGCCGCGGGGCTCGTGCGCATCGAGGCCGGCTGCGCCCAGGTGCCACTGGCACTGGGTGGGCGGCCGCTGGTCGACGAGCGGTTCATCGAGGCGGCGCACGCCCGGAGCCTCCAGGTGCACGTGTGGACCGTCGACGACGAGGGCGACGCGGCGAAGATGCTCGACCTCGGGGTCGACGGGGTGATGACCGACCGGCCGGCGATGCTCCGGGACGTGCTGGTGAACCGCGGTCAGTGGACCGGCGCGTGATCGGCCGGCTGGGCGCCCGCATCCGTGACTGGCGTCCTGCCCCACCACCGCTGCCGCCGGAGCTCGCCGGGCTGGCCGGCCCGGACGACCCGGACTGGTTCGCCCGGGAGCTGGCCATCGCCGCCGCGCCGCCGTGGTGGTTCTGGTGCGGGCTGCTGCGCACCCTGCACCGGGTCCCGGGCCTGTTCGGCCGTCTGGAGGTCACCGGGGGCATCCCCGAGGAGTGGCTGGACGGTCCGCTGCTGCTGGCGGTCAACCACATCGGCGACTTCGACACCTTCGTCGTCGCCGCCGCGCTGCACCGGGCCGGGGTGACCCCGCGCTT from Modestobacter roseus encodes the following:
- a CDS encoding glycerophosphodiester phosphodiesterase, translating into MPGPRFAFLDGPTPLAMAHRGGAIEHVENTAGAFEACVALGYRYLETDVRVTSDGVPVVFHDATLDRVTDRTGRVDALRWSELRTALIGGREPIMALEDLLGAWPDVRFNLDVKAAGVLAPLVRTVRRLAIEDRICLGSFSDARIAAARRMFGPEVCTSLGPKGVAALRLSSYSPRAAGLVRIEAGCAQVPLALGGRPLVDERFIEAAHARSLQVHVWTVDDEGDAAKMLDLGVDGVMTDRPAMLRDVLVNRGQWTGA